GGATCCTGACCGTTTCATTTGGTCTTTTTTCCTTAACTAATTGCAACAGTTTGTCTCGTTTAAGTGCAGTACAAAGATGACCTGCAAATCacgtttttctttgatttttttccagTCTAATTCCTCCGTGTAGCAGCAGTGTATGACAACTCTTCCTGTATATTGCCTTTTTGCTGGAAATGTATGTTGAATAAAATTTTCTATAAAATCTGCAGCCGTGGTCTTTGGAAACTCTTTAGACAAACTTGAGACCGAGCTAAACAGACTTGCATACCAGTTCTGCTCTAGTGACAAACAATGTAACTAAATACTGATAAGGACGTGGAACAATGCATGTCAGTGAGAACTTTTGAATTTGAGTTACTTGAAATGATCagattattttaagaatgtttttttatggaaatgtaattaaattttAACAAAAGTCATACTATAAATCGGACCATTATACGTGTGAGAATATAACAAACTGGGAAGTATTATTATCCATATTTCTCAAAGCATTCTATTTCCAGAAagaacttttttttatatataattttactgctctttgtttttacttttggcAACCCAATTGGATAtttaaaagagatttaaaacAGGCTAAATAAAAGTCATCATTCGTTCTGAAGTTTGAAATAAGAGACCACACATGCATTTGGAGACTCTTATTCATTTTATTGCAATTGTAGAGTAATTTCATTAATACTTTTTCTAGATTTATTACTTCTAACAGTCTTTCCCAATACTTAAAAATCTAACAGAAAGTTATGACGTTATTGCACATAGACAGGGGCCTGTTTCACACAGAACGCGATTTTGCTCTGATTACGTACACATCAGCTAAACGCACCACCAACGTTACAGTGTCTCGCGGGATTTAACGCAAGAACCCGTTCTGTGTGAACCGCCTTGCTTTTTCTTATTACTATAGCTCTACGTTTATGCACatatgaacattaatgtacGAATAGAGACTACTGTAAAAACAGACTTGACAGAATAAAAGTATTTGTACAGCTGTAAAACTATCCACCAACGTCATTCAACATCAACAAACCCAGCACGAGCTTTGGGCGAATGAATTCCCTTCTCTTATTTATGTGGGATCTAATTGATTAATGGCAACATTTATGACAATCTCAACAATATAACGGTCAGTTATGTTATGCAGATTTGCTCAGTCCTGATGTGTCACAAGACATTTGTTGATGTGGCAATTTCTATAAGACCGTTTGCCTTATGTCACAAAGGTCAACACTCTCAACCCCAACCCCGAGGCCTTTATACAGAAGTAGAATATATCTAGAAACAATCAAAATGATGAGTATTCACGTTAATTTTTGATGTTATATGTAAAATTGGTAATACAAATGCTGCAAACCTTAAGGCTATTAATTACAAATGTCTTACAACATTAGTTCTTAAAACTTTACACATCCCTATTGGTCTAAAAGTTTCCTCCAGTCCTTCATATTGTGTATGGTGCCACATAAATCCATGAGCACTGTTGAAATCAGGGAGGAGACGAGGTTAGCAGCATCGCTTCTTTTCAATGTGGATGATCCTACTGCATTTCGGGCACGTGTGATAGGCGTCTTTGAAAAATTTGACGAAGAACGGAATCAGACAGCAGCATAGAATAAACCTGGTAGAGAAGAggagatttacatttatttagctAATGCCAAatagtttgatttttttatttctagttaCAAATTTTAAATGGATCCTTACCCACACAGAATGATAAGTAGGCACATCAACCATGCATAGACTCCTGCTTTGTAGGTGACGTCTGTTAAGATTTGCTGTTGGCAACTAGTGCAGGTGGCCATTCCCGGATAGCGACCCAGATCGTACGATTCATAGCTgacaaatttgtttttgttgtcaatTGCTTGAACTACAGGAAGAGATGTTTTTGGATTTGTCAACATCTAAATTTGATCTGATGTATTTTATTGGGGTTAAAAATCACTTTGCAAAAACACCAGGCAAAGAAGACAGCAAATATAAGTTTTATACAGCCAAAtcctcaaaaatatataatcaaaaTATAGCGATTTCCATAATTGACAGGTAACAAACTCACCACGTGGCCGTTGAGAGTCTCCGATAGTGGAACTTTGTGGAGTGAATGGTGTGTGCACATGGTAAACCTTGACATCACCTTTGGTGTCCACTTTAGAGAAAAGAAAGAGGTTTTCGTGTTATATGATTAACAATTTGTGTCAAACAAATACTGACGTTTGGATTTTTAAAGTCACTTTGTATAAGCCATTCAAACTCAATGCATGACTCGGCAACTTACTTGGTATGATATAGGGAGGTGGGTCCTGGGTTCCTTTGGCACTCATTCTTTTCTTTGTCTGGATTTACACTGGTAGGGAAAGAGTAAAAGACATAATATGTGATTTGTGTGACATTTGGggaatgtttctgttttttttttgtgcttcATTTACTTAAAACGTTATAAAATTGACTTTTCAGGTGCCATTGTCCCTTTAGTAATATCAAGTTTTCTGGATAGTACCATCTGGcaactaaatacatttaaatggcAAACAATAGAAATCAGATATAACAGGTTAGAACATCAGAGAAACTGTGTTGATGCTGAGCTGGGCAGACCGACTTCACACACTGGGCGACGCCTTTGTGCGGACGTAAACCCCCCAAATATCCCAAACAATAATTTACTTGTATTGATGCTAAATGAGGTGAAATATGTGTAGCTTAACTGTCTGCCTGCTTCGTTTTCCTAGACCTGTTTGGTAAAAGCACATCAAATGACAGGTCATGCTGCATTTCCATGATGACACTAAGGTAAACGCCTTATCAAAAGACAACAGTGTTACGAGCCCAGTCACCTATTGATGCAGACGTCCACCCAAAGGCAAAAGAAGAATGTTGCTCGGCTGCATGTCTGACTAGTTTACTAAGACACCCTGATACTTCTTTTTAGACACTTCTAAAAAGACATTCTCAGTTCTAATATAAGACTGTCACAGTAAATACAGTTATATCCTGCAATATACGAGCAATGAAACATACAAGTTCCTTTAACTGTATTAGATACTTACAGGTTCATTTAGACATcaaaaagttaatattaatatgtgaTCATGTTACTCCAAAGCttcaaataacaaatacaaatattaaatgcattttcttcaTCTCTAAATGCATATTCAACCTCACATGTGTCAGATAAACAAATCTCTCTATTATGTATATTAATACCGTACTTAGGTATTTAGTTAGTAGGAAGATTATATGTTATCTCAAAATGGACATTCCTGAGAGGTTTGGAGTACATGTTTTAGGTGTGTGTCAGAACAGTAGGAGGTGACCACCTCAAACAGTCCAAATACGTCAGCTATATTACTCGCTATACAGAGATTTAAAAGGCTTGTCCTTTTATTGCTAGAGTCAGGTTCGATGAAAGCATTGTCTTTTTATATTACACAACACATGAAAATTCTGGTTCAAAACATGCCACGCCTGTGAATGGCGAATGAACTGAAAAGCAATCTGGAAATTTACCAGTCGTAAATATTTATTACTGgccatgaaaatgtattttgtattacaTAGGAGGGAGCTGGCTGTTAAATTTGGAAGTTATCACAAGGCCTATATCTCAGTAATCATTAGAACTTGAGTCATAAATTCAGTTAGATAGTTAAAAACtcacaataaacattttatcagtGACATTTTTCTAGCAGTGGTGTTGTATGTTGGtttcaaaatatactttttctacatttaaaatctaaacttaATATCCAACTTATATCATTGTATGTTTGGTAAACAGAAtagcacaaaataaatactcTGCAACACATGGAGGTTTGGATCAAGTGTGAAGAATCGTTACTTTAACAggttcaattttttttgctgtgcGATGAATTGAATTGTGCTTTATAATTTTTGAAATGTTTCGGTTTTGCTGAAAAGCCTACAATCTGTTTCCTTGGAGGTTCCATTGTGTCAAACCCATAGCGTGCCAAACATTGCCTCACTCAAGAGGCATGTTGTGACAAAGTCAAATAGATTTTTATCATCCTTGGCACAAGAAGTATGTATAATCAATATCTTTTTGGTTTTGTCTTCGCTGATAAAAGCTCACTTTAGTAAACAGAAACAACTCCACTCTCCTATAAATCATTTGTCTCTATGACCCAGGAATGATAGGTGTTTCCATCCGTCATTCATCCCTCTCTTAACTCATCTTGTCATGAAAATGCAAAGAACACATGTTGAACATGTGTTCTTCCTATTTTATGATGTTGtcttaaagtgaaaaatattCCTCATATGTGTCACCACACATGCATCACGGATAAACATTTGATGGCTAATTATCCTGACAATTTTCAGAAGACACGCGAGTCACACCACACGTTCCTTAATTTTATCCTCCAATTTAATCAACACATTATTTAGCTTTACTGTTTGATGTTTGATTAACCCAATCACAGGACTGAAGATCCAGATACAAAATAAGCCCACACAATGTTCAGTTACCTTAATGACGCACAAAAACAAGGACTTGTTTGTTTAGCAAAGAGTAGAGACAATAAGGACAAGGACAACTAAAGCACAATTACTGTGAATgactctgaaacacacaattatCATTCAACTGATTTCAACCCTAATTCTCTGAAAACGTGCCCTGTATTTTCATTTCGAATCAAATCTATTTCCTCAAATCAAACCATTCATTATCAGCCCACTAAACAAACTTAACCAACGGCAACTTAGCATTTGCCATTTAGAGAGAAAgttcactttgaataaaaagcAATGTAAATGATTCAACAAGAATGcttgaaaataaaccaaaacagcATCATTACACAGTTATGCAATTTTTCACATCATCTGTTATCTTAACATATTCCTATATTATCACAAACCTATTTGACTTTTGGCTAAACAAGGCACCAAAAGCACTGCAAAACCTTCACTGTGTTGAGTTTGTTTGTGCAGTTCTTTGTAAGGAGAGCGTTCTTACCTGTACTGTTGCGGCTGTTGCTGATGACTGAAACCAGTTTCTATCGCCTTTCAAAGCTTTTCGTAGTTACTCCACCCCTGACTACattaacatattttctttttgttgtcttttatGAATGTTCTTGTGAGTGAACCGGAAGAGAGCTGTTCTTTCTGTCATTGGAAATATCTCAGAAAAACCTGATTAGTATATGACTAATAAGGTTAATGAAGATAAACACTTATAATTGGAAAgaaaacatgcatgttttatatgaaatatcAGACAGCTGTATTGTGTTATCATGTGTTCTGATTTTATCAGTTTTCATACTGATTTCTATGTGATGAAATCAAGTAATGATTTTTCGCTATAATTCAGTTAgctggaaaagacaaaaaatgtgtaatctaATTTAAATCAGAGTATATATCATAGTGACTAATTGTAAAG
This region of Triplophysa dalaica isolate WHDGS20190420 chromosome 7, ASM1584641v1, whole genome shotgun sequence genomic DNA includes:
- the si:ch211-157c3.4 gene encoding lipopolysaccharide-induced tumor necrosis factor-alpha factor homolog-like, whose translation is MSAKGTQDPPPYIIPMDTKGDVKVYHVHTPFTPQSSTIGDSQRPRVQAIDNKNKFVSYESYDLGRYPGMATCTSCQQQILTDVTYKAGVYAWLMCLLIILCGFILCCCLIPFFVKFFKDAYHTCPKCSRIIHIEKKRCC